Proteins co-encoded in one Nitratireductor kimnyeongensis genomic window:
- the dgcN gene encoding N-acetyltransferase DgcN, whose product MLKTPYLLFLGDAPDALTAKVAQGIKDWRPEFCVGQLRLDGCKADLGLKDMTIAEARKAGAQTLVVGAANRGGVISQSWMATLVEAAEAGMDIASGLHNRLTAQPALVAAAEKAGTALYDVRVPQEEYPIGDGKKRKGKRCLAVGTDCSVGKMYTALAMEREMRERGMKATFRATGQTGILITGSGVPLDAVVADFMAGSIEHITPDNDADHWDLIEGQGSLFHPSFSGVTMALIHGGQADALVLCHEPTRTHMRGLPHYQLPTLEALRDLALETARVVNPDVKVVGISVNTAALNDADAEACLEEIEARMGLPTTDPFRHGAGRLVDALG is encoded by the coding sequence ATGCTTAAGACGCCCTATCTCCTGTTTCTTGGTGATGCCCCTGACGCCCTGACTGCAAAGGTGGCTCAAGGCATCAAGGATTGGCGCCCCGAATTCTGCGTGGGCCAGTTGCGACTCGATGGCTGCAAGGCTGATCTCGGGCTGAAAGACATGACCATCGCCGAGGCGAGGAAAGCCGGCGCGCAGACCCTGGTGGTGGGAGCAGCCAATCGTGGTGGTGTGATCTCTCAAAGCTGGATGGCGACGCTCGTGGAAGCGGCTGAGGCGGGCATGGATATCGCATCGGGCCTGCACAATCGTCTAACCGCTCAGCCGGCGCTCGTTGCAGCCGCCGAAAAGGCGGGTACGGCGCTGTATGACGTCCGTGTGCCTCAGGAAGAATACCCGATTGGCGATGGGAAAAAGCGCAAGGGCAAACGCTGCCTTGCTGTTGGAACGGATTGTTCCGTCGGCAAGATGTACACCGCACTTGCCATGGAGCGCGAAATGCGTGAGCGCGGCATGAAAGCGACATTCCGCGCGACCGGCCAGACGGGAATTCTCATTACTGGTTCGGGCGTACCGCTTGACGCGGTGGTCGCAGATTTCATGGCCGGTTCGATCGAGCACATCACGCCAGACAATGACGCCGATCACTGGGATCTCATCGAAGGGCAGGGCAGTCTTTTCCATCCTTCCTTCTCCGGTGTGACGATGGCCTTGATCCATGGTGGGCAGGCCGATGCGCTGGTGCTTTGTCATGAGCCTACGCGCACACATATGCGCGGTCTGCCGCACTATCAGCTTCCCACGCTGGAGGCTTTGCGCGATCTCGCGTTGGAGACAGCACGTGTGGTCAATCCGGATGTGAAGGTGGTCGGGATATCCGTCAACACTGCAGCGCTGAATGATGCCGATGCGGAAGCCTGCCTCGAAGAGATCGAGGCCCGCATGGGGCTGCCCACCACCGATCCGTTCCGCCATGGCGCCGGGCGTCTTGTTGACGCATTGGGTTGA
- a CDS encoding TRAP transporter small permease subunit: MLQLAEKLDRINRAVGATVRWLALAMVLVQFGTVVLRYVYGISFIFMNETVLYLHATLFMLAAGYTLLVDGHVRVDIFYGLLGSRGKARIDIFGALCFLIPSTAMIGWFSWPSVRNSWSIMEGAISVGGIPASFLLKSLIPAFCVLLIIQGLACIMRDIARLREEKPAA; this comes from the coding sequence ATGCTGCAGCTTGCGGAAAAACTCGACCGGATCAACCGGGCGGTGGGGGCGACGGTGCGCTGGCTGGCGCTTGCGATGGTTCTCGTTCAGTTCGGGACCGTTGTGCTGCGTTATGTCTACGGCATCAGCTTCATCTTCATGAATGAGACCGTTCTCTATCTGCATGCCACGCTGTTCATGCTGGCAGCCGGCTATACGCTTCTGGTTGATGGCCATGTGCGGGTCGATATTTTTTACGGGCTTCTTGGATCACGCGGAAAGGCCCGTATCGACATTTTTGGGGCGCTCTGTTTCCTGATCCCCTCCACCGCAATGATTGGCTGGTTTTCATGGCCCTCTGTTCGCAATTCCTGGTCGATCATGGAAGGCGCGATTTCCGTAGGAGGCATTCCCGCCTCCTTTCTGCTGAAATCACTGATCCCTGCTTTTTGCGTTTTGCTTATCATTCAGGGCCTTGCCTGCATTATGCGCGATATCGCGCGCCTTCGTGAAGAAAAGCCGGCTGCATGA
- a CDS encoding (2Fe-2S)-binding protein, producing MTDVTMTVNGQQVSGTVEGRTLLVQFLRDNLGLTGTHVGCETSQCGACTIHMDGRSVKSCSMLAVQADGATITTIEGLADGEALHPVQAAFKEHHGLQCGFCTPGMIMAATNMISRHPEGLDEKTVREELEGNICRCTGYHNIVKAILAASEAMSSAANKAA from the coding sequence ATGACAGACGTGACGATGACGGTGAACGGACAACAGGTTTCGGGCACCGTCGAAGGCCGAACTCTGCTCGTGCAGTTTCTGCGCGACAATCTTGGCCTGACCGGAACCCATGTGGGATGTGAAACTTCGCAATGCGGCGCCTGTACGATCCATATGGACGGACGGTCGGTCAAGTCTTGCTCCATGCTCGCCGTGCAAGCCGACGGTGCCACGATTACCACCATAGAGGGCTTGGCCGATGGGGAAGCCCTCCACCCCGTGCAGGCCGCATTCAAGGAGCATCACGGCCTCCAGTGCGGCTTCTGCACACCGGGCATGATCATGGCCGCGACAAACATGATTAGCCGGCACCCAGAAGGGCTTGACGAAAAGACCGTTCGTGAAGAGCTCGAAGGCAATATCTGCCGCTGCACCGGCTATCATAACATCGTCAAGGCGATCCTGGCCGCTTCCGAAGCGATGAGCAGCGCCGCCAACAAGGCCGCATGA
- the hutU gene encoding urocanate hydratase, translating to MTNPRHNIREVRAPRGADLNAKAWTTEAPLRMLMNNLDPDVAENPNELVVYGGIGRAARTWDDFDRIAATLKTLDENETLLVQSGKPVGVFRTHKDAPRVLIANSNLVPHWANWDHFNELDKKGLMMYGQMTAGSWIYIGSQGIVQGTYETFVEAGRQHYGGDLKGKWILTAGLGGMGGAQPLAAVMAGACCLAIECDETRIDFRIRTRYVDEKAQTLDEALEMIDRWTKAGEAKSVGLVGNAAEIVPELVRRGVKPDMVTDQTSAHDPVNGYLPKGWTVAEWREKRESDPKAVEKAARASMREHVEAMVAFWNEGIPTLDYGNNIRQVALEEGLENAFAFPGFVPAYIRPLFCRGVGPFRWAALSGDPEDIYRTDEKVKELLPDNEHLHRWLDMARERIAFQGLPARICWVGLGDRHRLGLAFNEMVAKGELKAPVVIGRDHLDSGSVASPNRETEAMKDGSDAVSDWPLLNALLNCASGATWVSLHHGGGVGMGFSQHSGMVICADGTEDAARRLERVLWNDPATGVMRHADAGYDIALDWAKEKGLRLPGILGN from the coding sequence ATGACCAATCCGCGTCACAACATACGTGAAGTTCGCGCGCCACGCGGGGCCGATCTGAATGCCAAGGCCTGGACGACGGAAGCCCCGCTCCGGATGTTGATGAACAATCTCGATCCCGATGTGGCCGAGAACCCGAATGAATTGGTGGTCTATGGCGGGATCGGGCGGGCAGCGCGAACCTGGGACGATTTCGACCGCATTGCCGCGACCCTCAAGACACTTGATGAGAACGAGACGCTGCTCGTCCAGTCGGGCAAGCCGGTCGGTGTTTTCCGCACCCACAAGGATGCGCCGCGCGTTTTGATCGCCAATTCCAACCTGGTGCCGCACTGGGCGAACTGGGATCATTTCAACGAGCTCGATAAGAAGGGTCTGATGATGTACGGCCAGATGACGGCCGGCTCATGGATCTATATCGGCTCGCAGGGCATCGTGCAGGGCACCTATGAGACCTTTGTCGAGGCTGGCCGCCAGCATTATGGCGGGGACCTCAAAGGCAAGTGGATCCTGACCGCAGGTCTTGGTGGCATGGGCGGCGCGCAGCCGCTGGCGGCCGTGATGGCCGGCGCGTGTTGTCTCGCCATCGAGTGTGATGAGACCCGCATCGATTTCCGCATCCGCACCCGCTATGTCGACGAAAAGGCCCAGACGCTGGACGAGGCTCTGGAAATGATCGACCGCTGGACGAAGGCAGGGGAGGCGAAGTCCGTCGGTCTTGTAGGCAATGCGGCGGAGATCGTGCCGGAACTGGTGCGGCGCGGCGTGAAGCCGGACATGGTGACCGACCAGACTTCCGCGCATGATCCGGTGAACGGCTATCTGCCCAAGGGCTGGACCGTCGCGGAATGGCGGGAGAAACGCGAGAGCGATCCGAAGGCAGTGGAAAAGGCAGCGCGTGCCTCCATGCGCGAGCATGTGGAAGCCATGGTTGCTTTCTGGAACGAAGGCATCCCGACGCTCGACTATGGCAACAATATCCGCCAGGTGGCGCTGGAGGAGGGGCTGGAGAACGCCTTTGCCTTCCCCGGTTTCGTGCCGGCCTATATCCGCCCGCTCTTCTGCCGTGGTGTCGGCCCGTTCCGCTGGGCAGCGCTTTCCGGCGATCCGGAGGACATTTACCGCACCGATGAGAAGGTGAAGGAGCTTCTGCCCGACAATGAGCATCTGCATCGCTGGCTTGACATGGCGAGGGAGCGCATTGCGTTCCAGGGTCTGCCAGCGCGCATTTGCTGGGTGGGGCTGGGCGATCGGCATCGCCTCGGCCTCGCCTTCAACGAAATGGTGGCGAAGGGCGAACTGAAGGCGCCGGTGGTGATCGGCCGCGATCATCTGGATTCGGGGTCCGTGGCCTCGCCCAACCGCGAGACCGAGGCCATGAAGGACGGTTCGGATGCCGTGTCCGACTGGCCGCTGCTCAATGCGCTGCTCAACTGTGCCTCAGGCGCAACCTGGGTGTCGTTGCATCATGGCGGCGGCGTGGGGATGGGCTTCTCGCAGCATTCGGGCATGGTGATCTGTGCCGACGGCACGGAGGATGCGGCACGCCGCCTTGAGCGTGTGCTGTGGAACGATCCGGCAACGGGTGTGATGCGTCATGCTGACGCGGGCTATGACATTGCGCTCGACTGGGCCAAGGAAAAGGGCTTGCGACTGCCGGGGATTCTGGGAAATTAG
- a CDS encoding IclR family transcriptional regulator: MATAKPLQCVDRKGPSISPALSRGLRLLRVFSDAPVWLSNSDIAGRTDLPAATVARLTKSLAGMGLLHYSSSRRRFRLAPGVVRLGYGVRSEIQIIELIRPHLQEVANRYRVHTALAVLDGIEALHVEVCHSTATLVTLRLEAGSRVSVAGSPVGHALLAGLEPAQRHSLMRDLARHHGAGWDVMQRQVEQGLGEIAGTGFTLSLGGWHPDIHGVAVPLKPSGQPAIMSLGCCAHRGQMPVPRLKELGKELVRLASTLTSTRASA, translated from the coding sequence ATGGCGACCGCAAAGCCGTTGCAGTGTGTGGACCGGAAGGGACCTTCGATTTCGCCTGCCTTGTCGCGCGGGTTGCGCTTGCTCCGTGTGTTTTCCGATGCACCCGTATGGCTCAGCAATTCGGATATTGCGGGGCGTACTGACCTTCCTGCAGCGACTGTGGCCCGACTTACAAAGTCTCTGGCAGGGATGGGACTGCTCCACTACAGCAGTAGCCGTCGGCGATTTCGCCTGGCGCCAGGTGTCGTGCGGCTTGGCTATGGCGTTCGGAGCGAGATACAGATCATCGAACTCATACGCCCTCATCTGCAAGAGGTCGCAAACCGTTACCGCGTACACACGGCTCTGGCGGTGCTGGACGGGATCGAGGCCCTACATGTGGAAGTTTGCCACAGCACAGCGACCCTCGTGACCTTGCGGCTGGAGGCGGGCTCCAGAGTGTCCGTTGCCGGCTCTCCCGTGGGGCACGCTTTGCTTGCGGGTCTGGAGCCTGCGCAGCGTCATTCTTTGATGAGGGACCTTGCGCGCCATCATGGGGCCGGCTGGGATGTAATGCAGCGTCAGGTCGAACAAGGATTGGGCGAGATTGCCGGTACGGGATTTACCCTTTCGCTTGGAGGTTGGCATCCTGATATCCATGGCGTGGCGGTGCCGCTCAAGCCTTCCGGCCAGCCTGCCATCATGTCGCTCGGCTGCTGTGCTCACAGGGGACAAATGCCGGTTCCCCGGCTGAAGGAACTCGGCAAGGAACTTGTGCGACTTGCTTCAACCCTGACGTCGACGCGCGCGAGCGCCTGA
- a CDS encoding TRAP transporter large permease — MTLPLDILMFAALIVAILIGYPVSFMLAGTAALFAFLGWTTGQFDVGLLGALGQRVFGTLTNDVLIAIPLFVFMGVVLEKSRIAEELLETMGRLFGGLRGGLGVSVVLVGALLAASTGIVGATVVAMGLIALPTMVRNGYDPKLAAGVVCTSGTLGQIIPPSTLLIILSDVMSTAYQQAQYEQGKFTIETISVGQVFAAALLPGLTLVAVYIAYLMTRAALKPETAPALLEAGDRPSRQEVQRAVVPPVLLIIAVLGSILGGIATPSEAASVGAIGALLLAGVRSEGNARLIVLGAAALGAVAVLAGLFPVRLQRSDAGLFEWSMAALTTTLLGLGVVAIAISIGKARARGILTPIVTSTMTVTAMIFATILTASVFSLVFRGLGGDARVEDILHSMPGGPQGALIFVMAMIFVLGFFLDFVEISVIVLPLVAPILILMGHDPLWLSILIALNLQTSFLTPPFGFSLFYLRAAAPKEITTGQIYRGVIPFIILQIVGMAVIWFLPAISTWLPGTIF; from the coding sequence ATGACCTTACCCCTCGACATCCTGATGTTCGCGGCGCTCATCGTCGCGATTTTGATCGGTTATCCGGTCTCCTTCATGCTTGCAGGAACCGCTGCGCTCTTCGCTTTCCTCGGCTGGACGACCGGGCAATTCGATGTCGGGCTTCTGGGCGCCCTTGGGCAGCGCGTGTTCGGCACGCTTACCAATGACGTTTTGATCGCCATCCCTCTCTTTGTGTTCATGGGCGTGGTGCTTGAGAAGAGCCGTATCGCCGAGGAGCTTCTTGAAACGATGGGCCGGCTTTTTGGCGGTTTGCGGGGTGGCCTGGGCGTTTCGGTGGTGTTGGTGGGAGCGCTTCTCGCAGCCTCCACCGGCATTGTCGGCGCGACCGTGGTGGCCATGGGGCTGATTGCGCTGCCCACCATGGTGCGCAATGGCTATGATCCCAAGCTCGCAGCCGGCGTGGTTTGCACATCGGGCACGCTCGGGCAGATCATTCCCCCGTCCACGCTTCTCATCATCCTGTCCGACGTGATGTCGACCGCCTATCAGCAGGCGCAATATGAACAGGGAAAATTCACGATTGAGACAATTTCGGTAGGGCAGGTCTTCGCCGCAGCATTGTTGCCGGGACTGACACTGGTCGCAGTCTATATCGCCTATCTCATGACGCGAGCTGCCTTGAAGCCGGAAACCGCACCGGCCTTGCTGGAGGCTGGTGACCGACCCAGCCGGCAGGAGGTGCAGCGGGCAGTTGTGCCGCCGGTTCTGCTCATCATCGCGGTGTTGGGGTCTATTCTGGGCGGCATCGCCACGCCAAGCGAGGCGGCGAGTGTCGGAGCCATAGGCGCGTTGCTTTTGGCTGGCGTGCGCAGTGAAGGCAACGCAAGGCTGATCGTCCTGGGTGCGGCTGCGCTCGGAGCGGTTGCAGTGCTCGCCGGGCTCTTTCCGGTGCGTCTGCAACGCAGCGACGCAGGCCTTTTCGAGTGGAGCATGGCAGCTCTGACGACCACGCTTCTGGGGCTCGGTGTCGTCGCCATTGCGATTTCCATCGGCAAGGCCCGGGCACGCGGTATCCTCACCCCCATCGTCACGTCCACCATGACCGTGACGGCGATGATCTTTGCAACGATCCTGACGGCCAGCGTCTTCTCGCTTGTGTTTCGGGGGCTCGGCGGCGATGCCCGGGTCGAGGACATTCTTCACTCTATGCCGGGCGGGCCACAGGGGGCGCTGATCTTCGTGATGGCGATGATCTTCGTTCTCGGCTTCTTCCTGGATTTCGTGGAGATCTCGGTGATCGTGTTGCCCCTTGTGGCACCGATCCTGATCCTGATGGGGCATGACCCCTTGTGGCTCTCCATCCTGATCGCCCTCAACCTTCAGACATCGTTCCTGACGCCGCCTTTTGGCTTCTCGCTCTTCTATCTGAGGGCTGCCGCGCCGAAGGAAATCACCACGGGGCAGATTTATCGCGGGGTCATCCCGTTCATCATCCTGCAGATTGTCGGAATGGCGGTGATCTGGTTTCTTCCGGCAATTTCAACATGGTTGCCAGGCACGATCTTCTAG
- a CDS encoding TRAP transporter substrate-binding protein, protein MKRRQFLKTAGVAGVATGLAAPAIAQDKITWKMVTAWPKNLPGPGVAAQMLADRITALSGGRLEVKLYAAGELVPGNGVFDAVSEGTAELYHAVPAYWGSKSRGILLFGSQPFGLRADEQLGWLIHGGGQALYDEMYGRFGLKPFLCGNSGPQWQGWFRNEINSVDDLKGLRFRTTGLASEMCAKLGMAVQAMGGGDMFQGLQSGTIDAGEFIGPWTDSALGFYQVAKNYYWPGVGEPSSAEECAVNKAAYDALPEDLQQAVTYACESLYNPVWTEYTTKHAAALKQLVAEQGVQVKQLPEDVIVAMGNAAGEVIAELREDDDELVKRIVESFLEYRAGIADYMVYADNGQMNARALDYKYGG, encoded by the coding sequence ATGAAAAGACGTCAATTTCTGAAAACTGCCGGTGTCGCCGGTGTGGCAACCGGTCTTGCGGCTCCTGCCATCGCGCAGGACAAGATCACCTGGAAGATGGTTACGGCCTGGCCGAAGAACCTGCCGGGCCCAGGCGTGGCAGCACAGATGCTGGCTGATCGCATTACCGCGCTCTCCGGAGGGCGGCTAGAGGTGAAGCTCTATGCTGCCGGAGAACTTGTGCCGGGCAATGGTGTGTTTGATGCCGTGTCGGAAGGCACGGCCGAACTTTACCATGCGGTTCCCGCCTATTGGGGCTCTAAGTCGCGCGGCATTCTGCTCTTCGGCTCGCAGCCCTTCGGTTTACGTGCCGATGAACAGCTCGGCTGGTTGATCCACGGCGGCGGTCAGGCGCTCTATGACGAGATGTATGGGCGTTTCGGACTGAAACCCTTCCTGTGTGGCAATTCGGGTCCGCAGTGGCAGGGCTGGTTCCGCAACGAGATCAATTCGGTGGACGATCTGAAGGGCCTGCGTTTCCGCACCACCGGTCTTGCCTCTGAAATGTGTGCGAAGCTTGGCATGGCCGTTCAAGCCATGGGTGGCGGTGACATGTTCCAAGGCTTGCAGTCCGGCACAATCGACGCTGGTGAGTTCATTGGTCCGTGGACAGATTCTGCACTCGGTTTCTACCAGGTTGCAAAAAACTACTACTGGCCGGGTGTGGGCGAGCCGTCTTCTGCCGAGGAGTGTGCGGTGAACAAGGCGGCATATGACGCGCTGCCGGAAGACCTCCAGCAGGCCGTCACTTATGCCTGTGAATCGCTCTACAATCCGGTCTGGACCGAATACACAACCAAGCATGCCGCTGCCTTGAAGCAGCTTGTGGCCGAGCAGGGCGTGCAGGTGAAGCAGCTTCCAGAAGACGTGATCGTTGCCATGGGCAATGCCGCGGGAGAGGTGATCGCCGAGTTGCGCGAAGATGACGACGAACTCGTCAAGCGCATCGTGGAAAGTTTCCTCGAATATCGCGCCGGCATCGCCGACTACATGGTCTATGCGGACAATGGGCAGATGAACGCCCGTGCGCTGGATTATAAGTACGGCGGCTGA
- a CDS encoding FAD binding domain-containing protein, giving the protein MYDVTYHRAGSVKEALSLLEGAEEGKFIAGGQTLIPAMKTRLAAPSDLVDLRHVADLRSVSVASKTVTIGAGVTHSEVAASSEIRGVCPALSHLASLIGDPQVRHMGTIGGSLANNDPAADYPAAMLALAATIITNKREIAAEKFFTGLFETALDDNEMITTIRFEAPEKAGYGKFPNPASRYAMTGVFIAREGEAVRAAVTGAGDDGVFLCSELEAALSADFSANALDGLAIPAENLMTDIHASADYRASLIVAMAKRAVTMANG; this is encoded by the coding sequence ATGTATGACGTCACTTACCACCGCGCCGGTTCTGTGAAAGAAGCGCTGAGCTTGCTCGAAGGTGCTGAGGAAGGAAAATTCATAGCCGGCGGACAAACTCTGATCCCGGCTATGAAGACGCGGCTGGCCGCGCCATCCGACCTTGTGGATCTTCGCCATGTCGCTGACCTGAGATCAGTCTCCGTCGCCTCCAAGACGGTCACCATTGGCGCAGGCGTGACCCATTCGGAGGTTGCTGCGAGCAGCGAAATCAGAGGCGTATGCCCGGCTCTGTCTCATCTTGCCTCTCTCATCGGCGATCCCCAGGTCCGCCATATGGGTACGATTGGCGGCTCGCTCGCCAACAATGATCCTGCCGCCGACTATCCAGCAGCGATGCTCGCGCTGGCCGCAACGATCATCACCAACAAGCGCGAAATCGCTGCTGAGAAATTCTTCACTGGCTTGTTTGAAACGGCGCTGGATGACAATGAGATGATCACCACCATTCGCTTTGAGGCCCCGGAAAAAGCAGGCTACGGAAAATTCCCCAATCCTGCCTCGCGCTATGCAATGACCGGTGTTTTCATCGCACGCGAAGGTGAAGCCGTCCGCGCCGCCGTTACTGGCGCGGGTGATGACGGGGTGTTTCTCTGTTCAGAGCTGGAAGCCGCTCTGAGCGCGGATTTCAGTGCAAATGCGTTGGATGGCCTCGCCATCCCCGCAGAGAATTTGATGACGGACATCCACGCAAGCGCGGACTATCGCGCCAGCCTCATCGTGGCCATGGCAAAGCGCGCTGTCACGATGGCGAACGGTTGA
- a CDS encoding alpha/beta hydrolase has translation MTDTAMRDKTSSWPSVSVVGLCLGTLLFAASLTPSLLPRAFVVQGVLSGVSLAVGYGIGVFFVSLWRYLELPELPNAQRYYGKIGMVAVCMGIAIFFLWKAAEWQNSIRLLMDLEPVDTAHPSKVGGIALVLFLVLFAIGRLLKRVYVFVSERLKRFVPRRVAYVLGIALVGLIVVSLVDRLMLRYALRVADSTYAELDALFEDGIAPPDDPTKTGSAASLIAWETLGRTGRNFVTEGPGREEISAFTGREAKDPMRVYVGLRSAESVEERARLALDELKRIDAFKRRVMVVVAPTGTGWVDPEGSVALEYLHDGDTVMVAQQYSYLTSWLSLLIEPSYGAETARALFQQIYDHWTNLPADERPELYLYGLSLGALSSEQSTDFLNILGDPFQGALWAGPPFNSRLWSGFTRDREPDTPAWLPRYGDGSVVRFTSQRNALDIPGAEWGPLRIVYLQYASDPVVFFEPLAWYRRPSWLVGERGPDVSPELTWYPIVTFLQLGLDMALATTAPLGYGHLYAPEHYIDAWMAVTAPDGWSGADIARLKQALGK, from the coding sequence ATGACCGACACGGCGATGCGCGACAAAACAAGCTCTTGGCCATCGGTTTCCGTAGTCGGGCTTTGTCTTGGAACATTGCTCTTTGCCGCTTCCCTGACACCATCACTCCTGCCGCGCGCTTTCGTCGTTCAGGGGGTTCTCTCGGGTGTTTCACTTGCGGTTGGGTACGGGATCGGCGTGTTTTTCGTCTCGCTCTGGCGTTATCTGGAATTGCCGGAATTGCCGAATGCGCAGCGATATTACGGCAAGATCGGCATGGTGGCAGTGTGTATGGGCATCGCCATCTTTTTCCTTTGGAAGGCAGCCGAGTGGCAGAATTCCATTCGCTTGTTGATGGATCTTGAGCCGGTCGACACGGCCCATCCAAGCAAGGTGGGTGGCATCGCACTCGTTTTATTTCTGGTGCTCTTCGCAATTGGCCGACTCTTGAAACGAGTTTACGTCTTCGTTTCCGAAAGGCTCAAACGTTTCGTGCCGAGACGAGTAGCTTACGTGCTCGGGATTGCGCTGGTTGGGCTGATCGTGGTGTCGCTGGTGGACCGTTTGATGCTCCGCTACGCATTGCGCGTTGCCGATTCAACCTATGCAGAGTTGGATGCCTTGTTTGAAGACGGGATTGCGCCGCCAGATGACCCGACCAAAACAGGCAGTGCTGCGTCGCTGATCGCTTGGGAGACACTTGGGCGGACGGGGCGCAATTTTGTAACGGAAGGGCCAGGGCGCGAGGAGATTTCAGCGTTTACCGGCCGCGAGGCAAAGGACCCCATGCGGGTTTATGTTGGCTTGCGATCAGCCGAGTCCGTGGAAGAGCGAGCAAGATTGGCACTCGACGAGCTCAAGCGGATTGACGCGTTCAAACGGAGGGTGATGGTTGTCGTGGCACCCACTGGCACTGGCTGGGTGGACCCGGAGGGGAGTGTCGCGCTCGAATACCTGCACGACGGTGACACCGTTATGGTTGCGCAGCAATATTCCTATCTGACGAGCTGGCTTTCATTGCTGATCGAGCCGAGCTATGGCGCGGAAACCGCCCGTGCGCTGTTCCAGCAGATCTATGACCACTGGACGAACCTGCCGGCAGATGAACGGCCCGAACTTTATCTCTATGGACTTAGTCTCGGAGCGCTCAGCTCGGAGCAGTCGACCGATTTTTTAAACATTCTGGGCGATCCGTTTCAGGGTGCCTTGTGGGCTGGTCCACCCTTCAACAGCCGGTTGTGGAGCGGTTTCACACGTGATCGCGAACCCGATACGCCAGCCTGGTTGCCGCGTTACGGCGACGGCTCGGTAGTGCGCTTCACCAGCCAAAGGAACGCGCTTGACATTCCGGGAGCCGAATGGGGCCCACTGCGAATTGTCTATCTCCAGTATGCGAGTGATCCGGTCGTCTTTTTCGAGCCTCTCGCCTGGTATCGGCGTCCCTCCTGGCTCGTGGGTGAACGAGGGCCGGATGTCTCACCCGAGTTGACCTGGTACCCGATCGTGACCTTCCTGCAGTTGGGGCTGGACATGGCTTTGGCGACGACTGCGCCGCTGGGATACGGGCATCTTTATGCGCCGGAGCACTATATCGATGCATGGATGGCCGTGACCGCACCGGACGGCTGGTCCGGTGCGGACATCGCCCGGCTCAAGCAGGCGCTTGGGAAGTAG
- a CDS encoding MOSC domain-containing protein, translating to MDKIPLEAILTGKIAPLGERGVPSGIDKHEVPGPVWLSTNGFVGDHQGDTKVHGGPDKAVHHYPRDHYPDWCREIGNNPLLASPGAFGENLSTYGLNEETVALGDVFRLGEAVVEVSQGRQPCWKLNSRFGVDTMAYQVQKTGRTGWYYRVLQEGRVSPEDCLQRLERPLQEWPLKRLWQILYVKTLDRGELEQMAALEKLPEGWRRHARRRLASGKVEDWDRRLNGEKQV from the coding sequence ATCGACAAGATACCGCTGGAAGCCATACTGACAGGCAAGATAGCGCCGCTGGGAGAACGAGGCGTTCCCAGCGGTATCGACAAGCATGAAGTCCCCGGTCCGGTATGGCTGAGTACAAATGGCTTCGTCGGTGACCATCAGGGTGATACGAAGGTCCATGGTGGCCCTGACAAAGCTGTTCACCATTATCCGCGCGACCATTACCCAGACTGGTGTCGCGAAATTGGCAACAATCCCCTGCTCGCATCCCCCGGAGCCTTCGGCGAAAATCTCTCCACTTACGGACTGAACGAGGAAACCGTCGCGCTTGGTGACGTTTTCCGATTGGGGGAGGCAGTTGTGGAGGTCTCCCAGGGCCGCCAGCCCTGCTGGAAACTGAACAGCCGCTTTGGCGTCGATACCATGGCTTACCAAGTTCAGAAAACCGGCCGCACCGGCTGGTACTATCGGGTTCTGCAGGAAGGCAGAGTTTCCCCCGAAGATTGTTTGCAACGCCTTGAACGCCCATTGCAGGAATGGCCGCTCAAACGTCTTTGGCAGATCCTCTACGTGAAAACCCTCGACCGTGGCGAACTCGAACAGATGGCGGCGCTCGAAAAACTCCCGGAAGGATGGCGTCGTCATGCACGGCGCCGTCTCGCCTCCGGCAAGGTCGAAGACTGGGATCGCCGCCTGAACGGCGAAAAGCAGGTTTGA